Proteins encoded within one genomic window of Thalassophryne amazonica chromosome 23, fThaAma1.1, whole genome shotgun sequence:
- the nat8l gene encoding N-acetylaspartate synthetase, whose product MHLSSPKMVCETKIVADEHDAIPGTKKESMMWSAALCAAEAKEAPKDAFFIREFEREDEEEARRIFHEGIMERIPNTAFRGLRQQPRTQCLYALLTVMCFFVTKSVTLTCCAPLILMGARYYYSRKVIQSYLDCALHTDMADIETYYMKPTGSRFWVAVLDGRVVGIVAAQGREDDNTVELRRMSVDSRYRGKGIAKALGRRVLEFAVRNNYAAVVLGTTAVKLAAHKLYESLGFRQTGQSENHRLPGMSRSPLERLFFQIRYSRYRLQLREE is encoded by the exons ATGCATTTGTCGTCTCCCAAAATGGTTTGCGAGACTAAAATAGTTGCGGACGAACACGATGCTATACCTGGGACCAAAAAAGAGTCGATGATGTGGAGCGCGGCTCTGTGCGCCGCCGAGGCCAAGGAGGCGCCGAAAGACGCCTTCTTCATCCGCGAGTTCGAGCGTGAGGATGAGGAGGAGGCGCGGCGCATCTTCCACGAGGGCATCATGGAGAGGATACCCAACACGGCTTTTAGGGGGCTCAGACAGCAGCCCAGGACCCAGTGTCTGTACGCGCTCCTGACAG TAATGTGCTTTTTTGTGACCAAATCCGTCACGCTGACCTGCTGCGCGCCCCTCATTCTGATGGGCGCGCGCTACTACTACAGCAGGAAAGTTATCCAGAGCTATCTGGACTGTGCTCTGCACACAGACATGGCTGACATAGAGACATATTACATGAAACCCACAG GGTCCCGTTTCTGGGTGGCAGTGCTGGACGGCCGCGTGGTGGGCATTGTGGCGGCACAGGGCCGCGAGGACGACAATACGGTGGAGCTGCGGCGCATGTCAGTAGACTCCCGCTACCGCGGCAAGGGCATCGCCAAGGCACTGGGTCGTCGCGTCCTGGAGTTCGCTGTGCGCAACAACTACGCTGCCGTGGTCCTCGGCACAACAGCTGTCAAGTTGGCTGCCCACAAGCTCTATGAGTCGCTGGGTTTCCGTCAGACGGGCCAGAGCGAGAACCACAGGCTTCCCGGGATGAGCCGCTCGCCGCTGGAGAGGCTCTTCTTCCAGATCCGCTACAGCCGCTACCGCTTGCAGCTCCGTGAGGAGTGA